The following proteins are co-located in the Zonotrichia albicollis isolate bZonAlb1 chromosome 1, bZonAlb1.hap1, whole genome shotgun sequence genome:
- the SMIM13 gene encoding small integral membrane protein 13, which yields MWQSVGLTLLVIVATLACVLLFMLCGWYVVWQLFLSKFKFLRELIGDTGSQQGDNEPSEAETEQETPPSPQRGRQKSARQRRAHTEDTT from the exons ATGTGGCAGAGCGTCGGGCTGACCCTGCTGGTGATCGTGGCCACGCTGGCCTGCGTGCTGCTGTTCATGCTGTGCG gatgGTATGTGGTCTGGCAGTTGTTCCTGTCTAAATTCAAATTCCTGAGAGAATTGATAGGTGATACAGGGTCCCAGCAGGGAGACAACGAGCCTTCAGAAGCTGAAACTGAACAGGAAACTCCGCCCTCGCCTCAGAGAGGGAGACAGAAATCGGCTCGGCAGCGAAGGGCACATACGGAAGACACGACTTAA